The DNA region CAAAAAAGGAGATATTGATTGGCATGATCACATATTTTATATACATAACTCCAACCTGAAAGAAACTAATGCAGAGGTTTGTGATAAATTAAGAGCTAAATATGGAATAGATGAGAGATCGTGTGTGTTAATTTATAGCGGAAATCTACAAAAGTGGCAGAACATAGACATGATGCTCGCCAAACTCTCTAAAATTATAAATTCATCAATAAAGATAATAGTGCTGACAGGGGAAATGGAAAAATTTCAGTCCCTAATAGCCAAATACAATCTTTCCGAATCCATATGCTTAGCATCTGTATCACCCAGTGAACTTAGTGATTACTATGCAATCAGCCATTACGGATTTATTTTAAGAGACGATATCATTGTAAACAGGGTAGCCAATCCAACTAAAATGCTTGAATATTTAACGTTTGGACTGGTTCCGATTGTTATTTCCCCTGAGATTGGAGATTATAACGCTTTGGGCTATGACTATCTAAAAATTAACGAACTAGATGGAAGTATCAGAAAAATAAAAAGCATCAATAATATGCAAATTGCAAACTCTATTATTGAAGTTAACCAGACATTCAAGCTACACAAGTTAATAATATAGGAGAGACTGGAGTGGATGATAAGCTGATATTGCGTATTGTAATAGTCAATTTCAACGGAGATAATGATACAATAGCTTGTATCGATTCAATTCTGGAATCGACAGATAAATTATATCAAATTTTTATTGTTGATAATTCTCCATCAGGAGAATCTATTGATCGAATAGTTCATTGGTTACAAGAGGTAAACA from Pedobacter endophyticus includes:
- a CDS encoding glycosyltransferase family protein, producing MAEKLIIIAPYPRENNIKDGMQIRVSAIDKLLASFPRKYVNISIRHKHRIKSRHSDLVTEIHLNPILHFFDILRLIKGAENIYAHSLYAFKLIPYALLLISKTNKNLILDAHGVVPEEFYFENKKLMGSYLSFLEAQIFKRVNHCISVSNKMAAHFANKYKKGDIDWHDHIFYIHNSNLKETNAEVCDKLRAKYGIDERSCVLIYSGNLQKWQNIDMMLAKLSKIINSSIKIIVLTGEMEKFQSLIAKYNLSESICLASVSPSELSDYYAISHYGFILRDDIIVNRVANPTKMLEYLTFGLVPIVISPEIGDYNALGYDYLKINELDGSIRKIKSINNMQIANSIIEVNQTFKLHKLII